The following proteins are co-located in the Planococcus plakortidis genome:
- a CDS encoding GAF domain-containing protein, with product MFATSTYSGTREEQYNLLNKQLDALLAGEPNRIANLSNASALLGQFLDRINWVGFYLMEDGGLVLGPFQGMPACVRIPVGKGVCGTAIDKNETMVIEDVHAFPGHIACDAASRSEIVIPLFKDGEAYGVLDIDSPELARFTEDDRIGLEKFAETLLKHI from the coding sequence ATGTTTGCTACATCCACTTACAGCGGCACACGCGAAGAACAGTACAATCTGCTCAATAAACAACTGGATGCCCTGCTCGCAGGCGAACCGAACCGCATCGCCAATTTATCGAATGCTTCCGCACTGCTCGGCCAATTTCTCGACCGCATCAATTGGGTCGGATTCTATTTGATGGAAGACGGCGGGCTTGTCCTCGGGCCGTTCCAAGGCATGCCGGCTTGTGTCCGCATCCCCGTCGGAAAAGGCGTATGCGGCACGGCCATCGATAAGAACGAAACGATGGTGATCGAAGATGTCCACGCCTTCCCTGGACATATCGCTTGCGATGCCGCTTCCCGTTCGGAGATTGTGATCCCGCTCTTCAAAGACGGCGAAGCTTACGGCGTGCTCGACATCGACAGCCCGGAACTTGCCCGCTTCACGGAAGATGACCGCATCGGGCTCGAAAAATTTGCGGAAACATTGTTGAAGCATATCTAA
- the hisJ gene encoding histidinol-phosphatase HisJ, producing MQKRDGHIHTPFCPHGTSDPFRAYIEKAEKSGFTDISFTEHAPLPEGFTDTTPDQDSGMGLAELPAYFNALEEAKAQFPGMRIRSGLEVDYIQGFEKQTAELLGQAGTELEDAILSVHFLRCLDRYICFDFSAGAFMDLAKDMGSVQAVYDLYYDTVEASILADLGPHKPKRIGHPTLCHKFQHIHREHIDDDARIRKILRMIKEHGYELDVNSAGLSKPGCLEFYPPQPYIAYARELGIPLVFGSDAHSAEGLHKFAERFYTEHY from the coding sequence ATGCAAAAACGCGATGGCCACATCCATACCCCGTTCTGCCCTCACGGCACAAGCGACCCGTTCCGCGCCTATATCGAAAAGGCGGAAAAATCCGGGTTCACGGACATCAGCTTTACCGAACACGCTCCCTTGCCGGAAGGTTTTACGGATACGACGCCTGATCAAGATAGCGGCATGGGCTTGGCCGAATTGCCTGCGTATTTCAATGCACTGGAAGAGGCGAAAGCGCAATTTCCAGGAATGCGGATCCGTAGCGGGCTAGAAGTGGATTATATCCAAGGGTTCGAAAAACAGACAGCCGAACTGCTCGGGCAAGCCGGGACTGAACTGGAAGATGCCATCTTGTCGGTCCATTTCCTGCGCTGCCTTGACCGCTATATCTGTTTTGATTTCAGTGCAGGCGCTTTTATGGATCTCGCGAAAGACATGGGATCCGTGCAGGCTGTCTATGACTTGTATTACGATACCGTCGAAGCATCCATACTTGCGGATCTTGGCCCCCATAAACCGAAACGCATTGGGCATCCGACTCTATGCCATAAATTCCAGCATATCCATCGGGAACATATTGACGATGATGCCCGCATCCGCAAAATCCTCCGGATGATCAAAGAACACGGCTACGAACTGGACGTCAATTCCGCCGGCTTGTCGAAACCAGGCTGCCTGGAATTTTACCCGCCGCAGCCTTATATCGCTTATGCACGCGAACTCGGCATCCCGCTCGTCTTCGGTTCGGATGCCCACAGTGCTGAAGGCTTGCACAAATTCGCCGAACGCTTTTATACTGAACACTATTAA